The genomic window AAGCGCAGACGGTGCAGGAGCTGGTCGATGGTGTCACCGCCGGTAAATTCGACGTGGCGGTCGCCGCTTTGACGGTCACTGCGGCGCGTGAAAACGTTCTCGATTTCACCTCCGCCTTCTATTCGACCGGTCTTGGAATCGCCGTTATGGCCGGCGGGCCGCCGAGCTGGATGCCAGTCGTCGACGCCTTGACATCGTTCGGTTTCGCCCAGGCGGTTCTCGCCTTGATCGCACTGGCATTGCTGGTCGGGCTGATCGTGTGGTTTTTCGAGCGCCGTCACAACGAGGAATTTGGCGGCGGGCTCGCGCGCGGACTGAGTTCGAGCGTTTGGTGGACGACCGTGGCGATGACCCAGCGCGGGATTGGCAATTTCGGCCCGCGAACGTTACCCGGCCGCGCCATTGCGATGCTGTGGATGGTCGGTTCGATCATCGCCATTGCGGTATTCACGGCCGGCATTACCTCGGCGCTCACTGTGAAAAAGTTGCAGGGCGCAGTGCACAGTGTCGCCGACCTGTCGACTGTCCGAGTGGGCACGGTGTCGGCTACCAGCGGCGAAGCATCGCTGGCGCTGCTGCGCGTCAAGGCGCAAGGCTTTCCGACGGCGAAGGACGGACTGATTGCCCTGCGTAGCGGCGAGATTGACGCCTTTGTCTACGACAAGCCGCTTCTGGCCTGGACGGTAAATCATGAATTCCGCGGCACGATCCAGCTTCTGGATTCAATCTTCGACCCGCAGAATTATGCCTTTGCGGTCGTCGCCAATTCGCCGCTGCGAAAGCCGCTCAGCGTCGCCATGCTGGAAAAACTGCAGACCCGCTGGTGGGAGGAAACCCTGTTCCGCTTTCTCGGTTACCGGTGACGGTTATGGGCTGAGCGCCGCGCAAAGCGTTCAGGCTTTGTGTGCCTCAGCCAGGCGCTGCTCCAGCCATTTGTTATTGGCGAAAAGGCGCTGTGTCATCAGCTTCAAGAAAAAGAAGCCAAAACGCGGATTCTGGAAATAGAGTTGCTTGACCTGACCGTAAGTGATCTCCAGCAGTTCGCCCTCCTCAAGACAGCGAAATGTCTGCGTCCGCTGATGCTGCGGGGCGACCAGCCCCATCTCGCCAACCACCTGCCCAGACGTAATCTCGATACCGATTTCGACAAGCAGATAGCGGCCGCTGACGACATAGAACATCTTGTCGGCGTTATCTCCCTTGTGGAACACCGTTTCGCCTGCACGACAGAGGCGCGTGTTGGTGAAGGACTTGATCCATTCCATCGACAGATCGCTATTTGAAGCCTGATTCACCAGCGCCACAAGACGCATCATCTGATAGAGACGCACGGAATTCAGCGGCAACAAGATCGCGTGCAGCACGAGCTGCGGGTAGACGGCAGCGAAATAGCCATAGAGGATGAACAGGAAATTGGCACAAATGCCGATGACACGCAGCGGAATCATCGTCTTCATTGAATAGGTGGCGACCGTCAGAACGGCCGCGACATAACCGATGAGTTCACTTTTGTGGTTCCAGTTGTTCCAGAGCTCAAGCAGCGCCGCATATTCAGGAAATCTGCATCCACTCATCAGTCCGTATCCCTGCCGATCTTTTCCGGCACTATAACGGACGCGCAGTGCCATGCCATCGAAGCGTCGCACGCGCCGCGCATTTTGCCGCTTGCTCACCCCTCTCTCGTCCCTATAATCCGCCGCTTCTTTTCGGGGGGATCAGGTCCGATGGCGGGAAAATCCGCAAAGAAGCCGGTGGCCATCATCATGGGCAGCCAGTCTGACTGGCAAACCATGCGGCACGCGGCCGAGACGCTGGAAATCCTGAAGGTCGGCTACGAGGCGCTGATCGTGTCGGCCCACCGGACGCCCGACCGTCTCTATGCCTTCGCAAAATCGGCCCGCAAGAAAGGCTTCAAGGCGATCATCGCCGGCGCCGGTGGCGCCGCGCATCTGCCAGGCATGGCCGCATCCATGACCTCGCTGCCGGTTTTCGGCGTGCCGATGAATGTCACCGCCCTTGAAGGCAAGGATTCGCTGTTGTCGATTGTGCAGATGCCCGCCGGCATTCCGGTCGGCACGCTGGCGATCGGCAAACCGGGCGCTGTCAATGCAGGGCTGCTCGCCGCCCAGGTGCTCGCATTGTCCGACGCCGCGCTTGCCAAGCGCATCGATGCCTGGCGCGCCAAGCAGACCAAAGCCGTCGCCAAGAAGCCGAAAGACTGATTGCGCAAGACCTGCATGACCAAGCCCGCCTTTCATGCGCTGAAGCCCGGCGCCACCATCGGCATTCTCGGTGGCGGCCAGCTCGGCCGCATGCTGGCGCAGGCAGCCGCACAGCTCGGTCTGCATTGCCACATTTATGCGGCGGAAACCGATTCCTGCGCCTTCGAAGTCGTGCGCCATGCTACGATTGCAGACTATGCCGACCGCACCGCGCTGGACACTTTCGCGCAGGATTGCGACGTCATCACCTATGAATTCGAAAATGTGCCGGCAGAAACCGCAGCCTTTCTCGCCGCGCGCAAGCCCGTGCTGCCCGATCCGCAGGTGCTGGCGCTGACGCAAGATCGCCTCGTTGAGAAGGATTTCATCGCGAAGCTGAAAATCCCGACCGCGCCTTATGCCGCCGTCGGCAGCGCAGAGGAACTCGCAGCAGCCGTGAAAAAGATCGGCCTGCCCGCCGTGCTGAAGACGCGCCGGCTTGGCTATGACGGCAAGGGCCAGGCCATGATCCGGAAGGCCGGAGACGCCGCCGCCGCCTGGCATTCGCTCGGGGAAGCGCCCTGTATTCTCGAAGGCTTCGTGCGGTTCGAGCGGGAGATTTCCGTCGTCGTGGCCCGCGCGCGTGACGGCAAGGTGGCCGCCTTCGACGTCGCGGAGAACGAGCATCGCGAGCACATCCTGAAGACAACCAGAATACCGGCCAGAATTTCGGCGAAGGAAGCACAGAAGGCGCGGAAGATTGCGGAGAAGATCGCAAAAGCGTTCAATTACGTCGGAGTTCTGGCGGTCGAGATGTTCGTGGTGAAGAACGGCCGCGAGCGCGAGGTGCTGGTCAACGAGATCGCGCCGCGCGTCCATAACTCCGGGCACTGGACGCTGGACGGTTGTTCGGTTTCGCAATTCGAGCAGCATATCCGGGCAGTCGCCGGCTGGACCCTGGCTCGGCCGGTGCGCCTCGGGCGGGTGGAGTTGACCAACCTGATCGGCCGGGAGGTGAACGATTACGCCAAGTGGCTGTCGGTCCCCGGCGCCTCGGTGCACCTCTACGGCAAGGGGGACCCCCGGCCCGGCCGGAAAATGGGGCATGTGACCCGGCTTATCCGCTGAACCCGGCATGCAGCCCCGGAGTTACTTGGCCCGCCGTTCCACGACCGGTCATTTTTCCAAGCCTCTGTGCCGGACCCGCCCCGGAGAAGGCGCTGGCATTGCGGGTCCAAAGGCAGAAATAGTCCGCGGAGGCAGAAAGCAGCGTTTGACCGGCCGGTGGGGCCAAAACCGGACCGGGTCGACGCTTATGGACTCTTGATCCTGATTCTGGTACATGCGCGCGACTCGAAAGGCCTGTAACAGGCCCTTCCGGCCCCCTATAATTCCATCCGGCTTCTGAAGAAGGAACACCCGTGCAG from Pseudorhodoplanes sp. includes these protein-coding regions:
- a CDS encoding transporter substrate-binding domain-containing protein, which translates into the protein MVVGTKDAPPFAMKTEDGTWTGISIDLWRRIADEKKWRYRLAEAQTVQELVDGVTAGKFDVAVAALTVTAARENVLDFTSAFYSTGLGIAVMAGGPPSWMPVVDALTSFGFAQAVLALIALALLVGLIVWFFERRHNEEFGGGLARGLSSSVWWTTVAMTQRGIGNFGPRTLPGRAIAMLWMVGSIIAIAVFTAGITSALTVKKLQGAVHSVADLSTVRVGTVSATSGEASLALLRVKAQGFPTAKDGLIALRSGEIDAFVYDKPLLAWTVNHEFRGTIQLLDSIFDPQNYAFAVVANSPLRKPLSVAMLEKLQTRWWEETLFRFLGYR
- a CDS encoding cyclic nucleotide-binding domain-containing protein; the encoded protein is MKTMIPLRVIGICANFLFILYGYFAAVYPQLVLHAILLPLNSVRLYQMMRLVALVNQASNSDLSMEWIKSFTNTRLCRAGETVFHKGDNADKMFYVVSGRYLLVEIGIEITSGQVVGEMGLVAPQHQRTQTFRCLEEGELLEITYGQVKQLYFQNPRFGFFFLKLMTQRLFANNKWLEQRLAEAHKA
- the purE gene encoding 5-(carboxyamino)imidazole ribonucleotide mutase, which translates into the protein MAGKSAKKPVAIIMGSQSDWQTMRHAAETLEILKVGYEALIVSAHRTPDRLYAFAKSARKKGFKAIIAGAGGAAHLPGMAASMTSLPVFGVPMNVTALEGKDSLLSIVQMPAGIPVGTLAIGKPGAVNAGLLAAQVLALSDAALAKRIDAWRAKQTKAVAKKPKD
- a CDS encoding 5-(carboxyamino)imidazole ribonucleotide synthase codes for the protein MTKPAFHALKPGATIGILGGGQLGRMLAQAAAQLGLHCHIYAAETDSCAFEVVRHATIADYADRTALDTFAQDCDVITYEFENVPAETAAFLAARKPVLPDPQVLALTQDRLVEKDFIAKLKIPTAPYAAVGSAEELAAAVKKIGLPAVLKTRRLGYDGKGQAMIRKAGDAAAAWHSLGEAPCILEGFVRFEREISVVVARARDGKVAAFDVAENEHREHILKTTRIPARISAKEAQKARKIAEKIAKAFNYVGVLAVEMFVVKNGREREVLVNEIAPRVHNSGHWTLDGCSVSQFEQHIRAVAGWTLARPVRLGRVELTNLIGREVNDYAKWLSVPGASVHLYGKGDPRPGRKMGHVTRLIR